TGAGTCACAGCAGAGCCACATTCTAAGTAAGGTCATGGAAGGTATTAGGATTCGTGAGCAGATGGCCAAGTTGACCGAGTTTTGTGGGGCCAAGTGTAGTAGGACTGTATCGTGGCCAGCAGACTGACCAATCACCTAGAGACTTTGTGTTGATAGGCTTATTTTTATGTTGATGTGACAAAGCAGTTCAGATGTACAACtagctcattttgtttttgcaaatgtGACAGCCTGTACCTCTATAATTTCTATTTCCACATGACTTGTGGAATTTATCAACAGCTGATTAATTGTGCAGAAATGAGGGAAAACTAATTGACTTTTTAAAGAGTAATTGAGTGTAATTCTGTCATTGTTAGACAGTTCATTTCGAACTTGGGCCATCTCAggcctctctgtttttgttgcccCCTTCACGGCTTAAACACTAATCCAATCAGACTGCACAGTTTTGGTGTGCACAAGTCTGGtacgcacattcacacactttgcAACTGCATTGTGCTCAGCTAGTTTTTACATTATTTGAGAGGCTGAGATAATCTATAGCCTATCAAAGGAACAAATGAACTCTGAAATGTACTGTTCCCAGAAAAGTTGGAGGCCAGCTCTTGTTAATTTCATTCTACAAATTAAACACATTGTAGGTTCAGTGTTATTATTTGGTGCAGACAAACTATGCAGCGCTAATTGTGTTTCCTAAACTTATTTTGTAATACCGACCCACTGGTGCCATCTTATTAACATGAGATAGCTGCTTGGGcaaaaatttcaatataactcCATCTGTTCGacttccatgtgtgtgtgtgcataaagCGGGTGGTTGTACTcgcaaaacaaacacactggcaGCAGTACGAGCTAAATGAAGGCTGGTTGCAAATCCACTCCAAAGAAAGGCTGTTGTATCAAGCCAGCTATCTGGAACACTGTACCAGCCCTGTCAGCCTTCATCTGCCTCAGTGCATTTTCAGTGTGGCAGGATGTAGCAGCTGTTCTGACTGGGTGTTTGTCACCCAGTAGAGACAGGGGAATCCCTTTGAATGACTCCATAGGCTGTCCACTTCCAACCATAATCAATGGCATGGATTGTCATGGCAGGGAGTTAAATTGACGGTCATACTCACAGATGAAAAGTGTTTCCTGACTGTGCAGTAACATGAGTATTACAAGTCCTTTTTCCGGTGCCACATAGTTAAGTGTCTTTGTTTATAACAAAGCCTGATAGTTTAAACAAAATAGCACATAGTGTTCCATCCATGGCAGCTTAGCTCACTGTTGTAGTCGAGGAAAAgaatctcaccacaaggtccatttagaAGCTCCTGTAAAgctttcagtcacatcacaTGGTTTTCATTAGTAGATGGGTGGAATTGAGTGTTtaaatttcctcttttttaacAGGATCATTTTAAGGACTTCCCACCCACGATTGCTTAAAAGCTAATGTTTCATTTGCTGATGACAATCAGGTGATACAATCAGaggctccagaacagctactaaatgcACCACATGGTGTGAGCAGTCAACTCAACTGCTTTTTCCGGGGTCTAGAAATGCACTTTGATCCTCACTGCTGACAATGGTTAACAATGGAGATAGTACTTGTTTTGCATTCTGTTCACTTCTATTTCTGAGGGCATACTGTTTCATGCAGTAGCTGAAAGGAAtagttttgtcattttggtAAATACACTTCGTGAGAATCTGATAAGAGGGTTAATACCATTTCTATTTGTTATATATAATATGAGATTGCAGCTAACAGAAGAGGCTTAGCTTAACTATTTATGATATGGTTTATAACCctctgaaaaacctcaaatatttgtctgtgttaCATATTGAGCCTCAGATGTGCTAATTGGCACATTTTACCTTTTGacagagccatgctagctgttgGAAGAATTCATGCTAAGATAAGATAACCAATTGCTTGTTGTTAGTCATATATTTATTGGTCAGATATGAGAATGGTTTCAATCATGCTATCTAATTCTTAACAATAAAGCAAATTAGTGGATTTAACCCAAAAAGTCTTTGAATGTTGCTCCTCCTTAACTACCATGACCTGACCAGGATGTTTTTATTCCAACTGACAGGCACATCTGCGAGCCATTGATGCAAAGCTGATGCAGGAGCTCATGTCAATCAACGAGGGCATTGAATCCATCCGTTGGATGATAGAAGACAAAGGAGGTGTTGCCAGCCAAGATGGCAGCTTGACAGGCAGCTTGTACAGCCTATCAGACAGCCAGGATGGTACCTCACTGCGAGGTAGCTTCAACAGCTTGAATGATGCCAACAGTGACGGCCTAGACGGCCTGTCGGTCGGCAGTTACCTGGACACTCTAGCAGAAGACCTCCCAGATGACCCATCACCTACTGACCTTGATTGTTTTGTGGATAAAACTGTGATTGACAGTGACTCTTTTAGCAAATCACCACTGAAACTCAGGGTGGAAACAGATGAATACTACTGCTTTGGATAATGATGATAAGCTAAACACAGTGGTTACAGAGACTACTGAGATatattgtaaagaaaaaatttaaaatgtgttctttACTTTGACAAATGGATACAACTGTCAGGTTATTTTTCCCACgtttcacatttttctcattatAACTTAATTAAATAAGTCCTGTTACCTTTTTCCATTGAAACCAATTTCCTTATGTTATGGATTTGATACACCTCATCAAACCATTGCCACTTAATGTCACTCCAAATACAAATGAAGACACTGTAACAATTCCATATGTCTTAATTTTTTATAATGCAGATTAACTCAACTAAAAAGGTGCTTTATTATTCAGAACGGCCGAAAGTTATCCAATACCTcagcagtttcttttttatgtcttaGACTAAATTTACTGACGAGAGTGTGTATTAAAGCAGTGACTCCAGCAGTTTCCTTCTTCATCTGTGGAACATTCAACTTGGACTTTTTGTGGTAGGTTGACCACAATCAGCTGATCTAAGTAAAGAAGTAGATTAGGATTTAGTAGTCATTTGGAAAATTGGACATTTCATGCTGTGTGAATCAAGAGCCTAAACTTCTTAAAGTGGCAAAGAGGTTAGTTTAAGTGTTAAGTGCAATTTGCTCCCATGCCAAATTTTGAGCACCACCTACTGTATATGCTGAGCTTTACAttattttttgcttaaaatgtTTTGACTGATGCGAGTTCCTAAGCTAAATCCCACTCAGCAACTGTAGAATTTACAACAGTAAGTCTTACACACAAGAGATTAGTTGCACATTGAAAGCCCAGATGCTTGTCTGAAAACCAAAGCAATTTGATTGTCTCATAGATAGTTCAGGCCTAAGGCGAAACCCTGTTAAGACCAGATGGGGGATGTGTTGATGGTGCACATAAGTGAAACACATGTTTGCTTTGTGGGTTTTAATGAGAGCTACACATTGCTGTGcataaatgtattgttttagttttaaacttGTTGATTTGTTCGACATTCGTGTTTTGTGTGGCCTGCTTTTTATAGTTGTTATAATAATTACTGCTAATTTTGTTGtggaaatgaaataatatattGTAATTTTCCTCTGGCTCAATTTGTGTTAAgttttactgtaaatgcaaagaaacactgacacatgctCTGAACTGTTTGGTACGTGTCAattttcagaaacaaaaaacagttcACTGACCTCGTTATGGAATCTTAATGAGATGGAAAGTGAACATTATGGTGCTTTCCCTTTTTGGTGAATTTAAATCGAGAATAATCTCTGAGTAATGAAGTCGGACTTTGTGGAGCCCTGTGTAATGTGGCGTGGAAAATGACCCTCGTTAATTCACTTTGTCACTCCATGTCACGTTCCTATGATAATACACAAAACCAGGAAGACGGGTCTAAATTTGGCAAATGGCTGCCTATTTGTGCCCTTTGAAATTACCAAGCTGTTAATAGAGGAAGGCCATTTGGGAGAATATTTAGGATGGCATTGCAAGTGTTATCACAGATGGGGAATCATGTTACCACAAGCTCATGATGAGAATCTATCATCTGTGCAATGCTTGaactgaatcatttttaaaataacaccaCTTGGGAATGAGACTCTAAACTGAAATGCCAGCCATCTAGAATATTTGATGGTTtgtaatgttattttcatttttatgtatctctctctcacttcttaTCTTTCATGTGATAATTGAAGTTCCAGACAGGGAATGCAGGGAAAGTCATTACTGGAAAGATGAGAACCATGGTCCCTTTGGCTTGCAAATGAATGAAAGGCCATGGCGCCCAGTACTTCACTAGTTCTCATACTGGGATCTGACATCAGGATTTGGCTTTGGAAGTGCTGCCTTGTTGGATTAGTCGTCAGATATTTACTTTGTCCACTGTGGTGTCCCATGTTAGGTTCTCATCTTATTTGGAAGTAGCACAAATTGAGAAAATTGTGGATAAAGggttttgtggttgttttctgAATGTATGACAATTTTCTTGTATTTTATGAAAAGCACAAAGTAATAAGATTGGACACAAAGGACACGTTTAGTGTTATACTAGTTGCAGACAGATATAATCACTTTACCCAGACACATTAAGCATACTTGTAACTTTGTTTCACTCCAAGTGCAAAGCAGCTTTATTTGGTTTTATGCTGCCTTTCCTTATCTCTACCTCCCAGAGAATTTGGCAAGCTTAAGCTTCCTGTCAAGCTGAACCAGACTAAGGCCACTAAACCAAAGAGCCTTGTGAATGGCACCATGACCTGCTTGTCAGCAATtcaattaaaacacagaaaagttcTCCCAGCTTGTCTAAATTTCATGTCTTAACAAATGTAACCATGTCTTGTCAGACTGATAGCTAATATCCCTTAGGGTAAAATGTTGAGACTAGAGCTAGTGGCCTTGAAATAATTGGACATACAGAACAGGTTCTTCAAGTTTATGTTGTAATAGGCCTGAGTTGAAATTCCTGAGAGCTACATGGAACACCACACATGAACAGAAGTTGCCTTTTCCTGTAAGTGTACATTTCCTACATGAAAGGGAGAACCAGTTGACACAGCCTTTGTGCTGAAGACAAGTGCTGTCTTTCACCAAACCATCCAGTAAAGTTTGAAAAAATgggaattgatttttttttccttttgttccAGCACAAGCttaaatttatgtttttctttattctaAGCAAGTACTAAGGACATGTTACCAAATAATTGCTCTTTTAGAGAATAGGAAAGAAAACCTGCCATCAGTTTACATTGCAGAAGGAAAGTTGCTCCAAGTTTGTCGAATCCTCTGTCAGCAATTATAGTTACCCTGTGCAGAGGGTGAATGACATCCAGACTTtgtgaaaagcaaacaaaaggaaaatcaaCTGCATTCCCCCATGTTTGGGAGCAGAGTGTAAAGTaatgatttattcatttcctTAGTTAGTCCTCACTTACTTCATTTGAGCACAAACAATTATACTTGCATACAGTCAAGACAGCAGCTTCCAGCAGGGATCTATTAGCAAATTAGACACTGGAGTTGGGCCCCGTGCCACAAGATGAAGGGAAGCCAATACTGTCTGGTATCTGGGAACTGTCACCATGCTACCAAATGAGGATACTGGATATGGGCTACTGGAGTAGTTTTTAGAGGGGGGATCAAAAgaaccagagacagagaggaccCTTCAGACAGGAAGCCACTGATacagagtaaataaacacaattgTCAAGTAACTTTATTCTGGTTTAATTAGGTTTTCTCTTTGTGGGCCTGTGTTTTGTTCCACAGTTCTGTTCTAACAACTTCAAATAGACTGGGGAGCTCTATaaacattattgttattattgaaGTGAATGTAAGTTTTGTGCATAACATGATCAACTTAAGAATGAATGTTTGTTATGGCGCTGTGTGCTATGCAGTCATGCTAATACTTGTGATGGATGTAGCACATTAGATCCACTGTGTCAGCCTTATTACATTCCCAGACACGAAGAGCTCCACATTGGGAGATTTATGAAGCTGCGGAAAACTTAATAAGGCCTGTCCCATAGCATGAATATCTCGTTTCGTCTAGGAAAAATACTTAATGAATGCCAAGGTTAGCCACAAACCTAATGTTGTGCTTCACATTAGATTTTCTGCACTGCCAGTGCAATGATAGTGCTCAACTTCAGACCAAGCAATACTTCATTTTGATTAGATTATTGGAAGTCATATATGGATGTCATATACGTCTGCCTCGTTTTGGGGTTTTGGGGGGGATATGTCTTGAAGGAGCTCTCAGCTGGTCTTCTGCCAAGCTGTCGAACTGTGAATCACTCCTAAAGAGCCTCATGAAACCTGCTGCTCTTGGGAACCACTGTATTTAACCACAACAGAGGACACAGGACACTATTTCCGTCAGTGCAAATATTAGACTTTAACAATGGCTGTCTCTGCTCTCTTAAATTACTCAGCTGAGATTTAGAGAAACACCTCCTGGAAGCTTCTGTAAacatcacacagaaaacatctgagAAACCCAAATACAGGAAGTGGACAGCCTGAGAACTTATTACCCTCCAGGCTGGGCAGGCTGCATTCCATTCATCGTTCATGGggttatttttaatcaatataaACACAAGGAGCGCTTGATTATTTATGAGATGTACAGCTATTACAGATTACTATTAAGATTACAAATCAGCCCATGAGACCTATTCTGAaccatttttctctgttgtttgggGATTTTATGGGATGTAAATAATGACATCTGAATTACCATTGTCATTAGCTCAGTGAACCTTACACTTGAACCTTCACTTGTATGAAAATTCGGGAGACTAAATTTAGCTACCCATTTACTCATTCTTATTTGGGGATTAGTTGTCACGAAATATTTCTACCCAGTAATTGCCAACTCTAGGCTAACTGTCAGATAGCTACCTCATCTAACAGGCAAAACAAACGTGAGCTTGCTTGTATATGTAAGTTTAAAAAGTAACGCTAACTCAGTAATGTTAGCCTAAATGaccagaaaatatttcagcaacCAATTCTCCAATCCATATTTCTCCATGTATGTAGGGTGGTAAAACAAAGTCATGCctatactgtatttacaaagGGTTGAGAATTCAGTTTAATATATTGCTTGCGCTGCTACAACTGTTATTTTTGGCAGCTGCTGCCACAGTAACTCCCTGTTCACTAGCCAACAGCTAGTGCTAACAATGATTCCTATTAAGTAATCTACTCATTACTAAAGTCTTAACTAGCTAATATCACTTAACTTTATTGGTGCAACCTAACTAAAAAAACTAGACAAAACAAGGTATAGAAAGGACTTAATAATGCATTGATGAATAGCTGGAGCTGATACCTATGCAGAATGGAAGCAGAATGCAATCAATGGCTGGTTatgaaatgatttttatttattgaagtCACAAACTGGTGGAACCAGTTATACACTGTGACCACATCTAATGTCAACATATTTTAACTGTGATTATGTTTTCCCATGAAGTTCCTTTACAACCCTTTGTGCTCGGAACTAAGGATTGGCTAGCATGTCATCATTAGTCACAGGAGTGTAACCTTTACCCTGGAGATCAGTGTATTTTACCACCTCTCTGCTTACTGCCAGCAGAGTTTAAGGCCTCACATTTGGTATACCCTGAACAGTGCAGGTAAAGGGCATCACAATGAATCTACTGACTGATAATTCAAGAGCAGTTATACAGCAACTTTAATCATAAAACTAGATTTAAGAAGGTTGTTAGAAACCATCCTGATACTGATAGACTTTTAGGGGTCAAGTATATAGTCTGGAATTCTTTACACACATATCTCTTTGTATTATTCATTCTCATTTATCTCAGTACCTTCAGTATTCTCACAAGCCATCATCTATTCATTGCCCTTTTTTATCTTCATATCTGTTGAGTCACTTTCTGACACCCTGGCTGTGTTTGATGCCTTTCTGTATTGGGTGACTTTTCCTGACCACACTTCCGCAGGCTGAGCCACTGAGCCAGCTGAGATTAAACAGTAGGCTACATCAGCCAAGAACCTTCAGCAGATAGGGaggagagaacaaaacaaatctcTATCCCATTTGATCCCCCTTTTTTACactccctttttctctttctatccAGGCCAGGAAGCCTTTCTGTGACTATATTGGGAATCAAAGGGACTTCTACAGAAGGCACTGACCCTGTCAGAGCTTTTGAACTTTTGCTTTGACTCTTTGACAGCCTGGTTGTGAGtcatgaaagagacagagagatataTGTGTTATCATGATTACTTTGAAGTTTATGAAAGTTGTGGCATTACAGTGTATGTGATTATTTCATCTGTATTGCAAATTTGTCTTTTGATTGATTCATAATGTGTAAAAAGACAATtatgcaaacaaaaacaggcacAGGACTAgccttttaaaatattctcaCACTGAAAATTT
The window above is part of the Lates calcarifer isolate ASB-BC8 linkage group LG15, TLL_Latcal_v3, whole genome shotgun sequence genome. Proteins encoded here:
- the LOC108892373 gene encoding leucine rich adaptor protein 1-like; amino-acid sequence: MDEDNTVLPELKDIETKLGRKVPDSLIRSLVGGKHHDKHEKSAAPQLVNCKFCANSADLKRLESKMLFLKQEMAHLRAIDAKLMQELMSINEGIESIRWMIEDKGGVASQDGSLTGSLYSLSDSQDGTSLRGSFNSLNDANSDGLDGLSVGSYLDTLAEDLPDDPSPTDLDCFVDKTVIDSDSFSKSPLKLRVETDEYYCFG